Proteins encoded by one window of Vibrio rumoiensis:
- the rpmE gene encoding 50S ribosomal protein L31 produces MKTGIHPEYKAVNATCSCGNSFEFNSTLDKDTIHLDVCDKCHPFYTGKQRIVDTGGRVDRFNKRFGALSSKK; encoded by the coding sequence ATGAAAACTGGTATCCACCCAGAATACAAAGCTGTAAATGCAACTTGTTCTTGCGGTAACTCTTTCGAGTTCAACTCTACGCTAGACAAAGACACTATCCACCTAGACGTATGTGACAAATGTCACCCGTTCTACACTGGTAAGCAACGTATCGTTGATACTGGCGGCCGTGTTGATCGCTTCAACAAGCGTTTTGGTGCACTTAGCAGCAAAAAATAA